Proteins from a genomic interval of Polaribacter sp. Q13:
- a CDS encoding DUF983 domain-containing protein: MFKKGTKLYSIFNAKCPRCHEGEFFKYKFTFNPNKVTKLHNNCPKCNLKYMMEPSFFYGAMYVNYGLTVALSVAVFVISSLFFGLNLLQCFAAIVIALLVLAPFNLRLSRIIWINMFVHFDKKAIKKES, translated from the coding sequence ATGTTTAAAAAGGGAACCAAGTTGTATAGTATTTTTAATGCTAAGTGTCCTAGATGTCATGAAGGTGAATTTTTTAAGTATAAATTTACGTTCAATCCCAATAAAGTAACCAAATTACATAACAATTGTCCTAAATGTAATTTAAAATACATGATGGAACCTTCTTTCTTTTATGGGGCTATGTACGTTAACTATGGTTTAACAGTGGCACTTTCTGTAGCTGTATTTGTAATAAGTAGTTTGTTTTTTGGATTAAACCTTTTACAATGTTTTGCGGCAATTGTAATTGCATTATTAGTATTAGCGCCTTTTAATTTACGTTTATCTAGAATTATTTGGATAAATATGTTTGTACATTTCGATAAAAAAGCAATTAAAAAAGAATCCTAA
- the gldN gene encoding gliding motility protein GldN: MFKNCLLLFFGLMIGGSINAQIGLLNAKKVDQIGKKNEQQIAADNDAPLAYGYVDDRDVLWSKVVWEFVDLNQKINLPYYFPIDKSNISSGRRSLFDTLIKGIKQGKIEEVYSDSFFTSKITQNEIANRMSSVREENGYSDTIRLQSQDVEGYMMKGMWYFDKRQGELKYRLLALAPMGKDVQTLGVQDIEDDQLYELFWIFYPSARDVLHDAKVFNPKNASQPISFDHMLNARRFSSTIVREENIYGNRAISDYVRGNSLFQLLEANKIKEDIRNREMNMWNY; this comes from the coding sequence ATGTTTAAAAATTGTTTACTATTATTTTTCGGTTTGATGATTGGTGGTTCAATAAACGCACAAATAGGTTTGTTGAATGCTAAAAAAGTAGATCAAATAGGAAAGAAAAACGAGCAACAAATTGCAGCCGATAATGATGCCCCTTTAGCCTACGGATATGTAGATGATAGAGATGTGTTATGGTCTAAAGTGGTTTGGGAATTTGTAGATTTAAATCAAAAGATTAATTTACCTTATTATTTCCCTATCGATAAATCAAATATCTCTTCGGGCAGAAGATCTTTATTTGATACTCTAATAAAAGGAATTAAACAAGGTAAAATAGAAGAGGTATATTCAGATTCATTTTTTACTTCTAAAATTACCCAAAATGAAATAGCTAATAGAATGTCTAGTGTAAGAGAAGAGAATGGGTATAGTGATACTATTAGACTTCAATCTCAAGATGTAGAAGGCTATATGATGAAAGGAATGTGGTATTTTGATAAACGTCAAGGTGAGTTAAAATACAGGTTGTTAGCATTAGCACCAATGGGTAAAGATGTACAGACTTTAGGTGTGCAAGATATTGAAGATGACCAATTGTATGAGTTATTTTGGATTTTTTATCCATCTGCAAGAGATGTTTTACATGATGCCAAAGTATTCAATCCAAAAAATGCGTCACAACCAATTTCTTTTGATCACATGTTAAATGCAAGACGATTTAGCAGTACCATTGTTAGAGAAGAAAATATTTATGGTAATAGAGCTATTTCAGATTATGTTAGAGGTAATTCTTTATTCCAATTATTAGAAGCTAATAAAATTAAAGAAGATATTAGAAACAGAGAAATGAACATGTGGAATTACTAA
- a CDS encoding FAD-binding oxidoreductase translates to MKVDYIIVGLGLAGLAFTEELIAAKKTFLIFEDDSQTSSLVAGGVYNPVILKRFTPVWNAKEQLDIALPFYKRLEEKLNITIDQKFVIKKSFKSVEDQNNWFSALDKPKLTAYLDPKLDTNSYNGVLADFSFGNVNETGRIDTEKLIQSYRAYLESENFIRFEQFKHKELNIQEESISYKDIEASKIVFCEGFGVTQNPYFNYLPINEAKGELLTIHAPELNIDFLLKSTLFVMPLGDNNYKVGATFNWTDKTSDPSEEGKEELVEKLKKVLNVPYTIVSQSAGIRPTVSGRRPLVGIHPDYAQLIVLNGLGTRGVMIAPTVAKNLFNHIYNDERLDEEIDIVRFKHLKDKLNK, encoded by the coding sequence ATGAAAGTAGATTATATAATAGTTGGTTTAGGATTAGCAGGTTTGGCCTTTACAGAAGAATTAATAGCTGCTAAAAAGACGTTTTTAATTTTTGAAGACGATTCTCAAACCTCTTCATTAGTTGCAGGTGGTGTTTATAACCCAGTAATTTTAAAAAGATTTACTCCAGTTTGGAATGCCAAAGAACAATTGGATATTGCACTTCCTTTTTATAAAAGGTTAGAAGAAAAACTAAACATAACTATAGACCAAAAATTTGTCATTAAGAAATCTTTTAAATCTGTAGAAGACCAAAACAATTGGTTTAGTGCTTTAGATAAACCGAAGTTAACCGCTTATTTAGATCCAAAATTAGACACTAATTCTTATAACGGAGTTTTAGCAGATTTTAGTTTTGGTAATGTAAACGAAACAGGTAGAATAGATACCGAAAAACTGATACAATCCTACAGAGCCTATTTAGAATCAGAAAACTTCATTCGTTTTGAACAGTTTAAACATAAGGAATTAAATATTCAAGAAGAATCTATTTCTTATAAAGATATTGAAGCTTCAAAAATTGTTTTTTGTGAAGGTTTTGGAGTTACACAAAACCCATATTTTAATTATTTACCCATAAATGAAGCAAAAGGAGAATTGTTAACTATTCATGCTCCCGAATTAAATATCGATTTTTTATTAAAGTCGACTCTTTTTGTAATGCCTTTAGGCGACAATAACTATAAAGTAGGTGCAACATTTAATTGGACAGACAAAACATCAGATCCTTCTGAAGAAGGAAAAGAAGAGTTGGTAGAAAAGTTAAAGAAAGTACTTAATGTACCTTATACCATCGTTTCTCAATCTGCAGGAATAAGACCTACGGTTTCTGGCAGAAGACCTTTGGTTGGTATTCACCCGGATTATGCACAATTAATTGTTTTAAATGGTTTAGGAACACGAGGTGTAATGATTGCCCCAACGGTTGCTAAAAATCTGTTTAATCATATTTATAATGATGAACGTTTAGACGAAGAAATAGATATTGTCCGTTTTAAACATTTGAAGGATAAGCTAAATAAATAG
- the abc-f gene encoding ribosomal protection-like ABC-F family protein — protein MLNVHNLSVSFMGTDLFSGITFKLNKGDRIGLIGKNGAGKSTLLKVLSKDIESSGGTMAFDKDIRMGFLRQDIDFVEGRTILEEAYQAFVEIKEIEVKLDEINEQLATRTDYESEGYTELIHDLTDNTERYELLGGYNYQGDTEKILQGLGFQREDFDKKTDTFSGGWRMRIELAKLLLQNNDILLLDEPTNHLDIESIIWLENFLKGYSGAIVLVSHDKMFLDNVTNRTIEISLGQIYDYKKPYSEFLVLRGEIKEKQLQAQKNQEKEIKQKQHLINKFKAKASKASMAQSLMKQLDKVELIEVDQDDNQAMNVRFAISKEPGKIIVEAEKLCKSYGDKHVLEDVDLLIERNSKIAFVGQNGQGKSTLAKMMVGEIPFQGHLKLGHNVEVGYFAQNQSEELPPERTVLEIMEDAATDTNRMRVRDMLGSFLFGGDAVDKKAKVLSGGERNRLALCKLLLQPFNVLIMDEPTNHLDIASKTVLKEALKNFNGTLIVVSHDRDFLQGLTETVYGFKDKVIKEYLGDIDYFLEQHKIENLREAEKRTVVKVDKDTSKKESHQLSRDQEKQLKKLKNKLSNIETEIADLEKEIAKIDLELAQNYDEVSARPNFFEKYKAKKAKLDAKMEAWEKVEAEVSDF, from the coding sequence ATGCTAAACGTACACAACTTATCGGTTTCTTTTATGGGAACTGATTTATTTTCAGGAATAACTTTTAAATTAAACAAGGGAGATAGAATTGGTCTTATCGGTAAAAATGGGGCAGGGAAATCTACGCTTTTAAAGGTGCTTTCTAAAGATATAGAAAGTAGTGGCGGTACGATGGCTTTTGACAAAGATATTAGAATGGGCTTTTTAAGACAAGATATTGATTTTGTTGAAGGAAGAACTATTTTAGAAGAAGCATATCAGGCATTTGTAGAGATTAAAGAAATTGAGGTAAAACTTGATGAAATTAATGAGCAATTAGCAACTAGAACCGATTATGAAAGTGAAGGTTATACTGAATTAATTCATGATTTAACGGATAATACAGAACGTTATGAATTACTTGGTGGTTATAATTACCAAGGTGATACCGAAAAGATTTTACAAGGTTTAGGTTTTCAGCGTGAAGATTTTGATAAAAAGACAGATACTTTTTCTGGAGGTTGGAGAATGCGTATAGAATTGGCCAAATTACTTTTACAAAATAATGATATTTTGTTATTAGATGAGCCAACGAATCACTTAGATATTGAATCTATTATTTGGTTAGAGAATTTCTTAAAAGGTTATTCTGGAGCTATTGTTTTGGTATCGCATGATAAAATGTTTTTAGATAATGTTACTAACAGAACGATTGAGATTTCTTTAGGTCAGATTTACGATTATAAAAAACCGTATTCTGAATTTTTAGTATTAAGAGGAGAAATCAAGGAAAAGCAGTTACAGGCTCAGAAAAATCAAGAGAAAGAAATAAAACAAAAACAACACTTAATTAATAAATTTAAAGCCAAAGCAAGTAAGGCATCTATGGCACAATCTTTAATGAAACAACTTGATAAAGTTGAATTGATTGAAGTTGACCAAGATGATAACCAAGCAATGAATGTGCGTTTTGCTATTTCTAAAGAACCTGGTAAAATTATAGTAGAAGCAGAAAAGCTTTGTAAAAGCTATGGTGATAAACATGTTTTAGAAGATGTAGATTTATTAATAGAAAGAAATAGTAAAATTGCTTTTGTTGGTCAAAACGGACAAGGAAAATCTACTTTGGCAAAAATGATGGTAGGTGAAATTCCGTTTCAGGGTCATTTAAAACTAGGGCATAATGTAGAAGTTGGGTATTTTGCTCAAAACCAATCGGAAGAATTGCCACCAGAAAGAACAGTGTTAGAAATTATGGAAGATGCTGCCACGGATACTAACAGAATGCGCGTTAGAGATATGTTAGGTTCTTTCTTATTTGGAGGAGATGCTGTAGATAAAAAAGCAAAAGTACTTTCTGGAGGGGAAAGAAATAGATTGGCATTGTGTAAATTATTATTACAACCTTTTAATGTTTTAATAATGGATGAGCCAACCAATCACTTAGATATTGCCTCTAAAACCGTACTAAAAGAAGCTTTAAAAAACTTTAATGGTACTTTAATTGTAGTTTCTCACGATAGAGATTTCTTACAAGGTTTAACAGAAACTGTATATGGTTTTAAAGATAAAGTGATAAAAGAATATTTAGGAGATATTGATTATTTCTTAGAGCAACATAAAATAGAAAACCTTAGAGAAGCAGAAAAAAGAACGGTTGTTAAAGTTGATAAGGATACTTCTAAGAAAGAATCACATCAATTATCTAGAGATCAAGAAAAACAATTAAAGAAATTAAAAAATAAACTTTCTAATATAGAAACTGAAATAGCAGATTTAGAAAAAGAAATTGCTAAAATAGATTTAGAATTAGCACAGAATTATGATGAAGTTTCTGCTAGACCAAATTTCTTTGAAAAATACAAAGCTAAAAAAGCAAAATTAGATGCTAAAATGGAAGCTTGGGAAAAAGTAGAAGCGGAAGTTTCTGATTTCTAG
- the gldM gene encoding gliding motility protein GldM, whose product MAGGKMSARQKMINLMYLVFIAMLAMNMSKEVLSAFGFMNEKLSENNISTTAKNNEAYANLAMKASEQAAKFAKLNKEAIKIKGYSADFYTYLEELKSKMTAEIEDKNDYESMDKTAFLDEHFFKGDKFTAEGQEFLDKINGYRTDVTKALGSDSKFAPILAKRFSTEDVVNRDGKTIEWLDYRYKGFPLVASLTNLTQMQADIKNTESDIVADLLGGKMEEALSLNNYKGIVALDKNAYFAGEKVTGKIVLGRYDATMIPDNVTLNGRDYKNIQSGQVIIDMPAGNVGSHDIKGKIAFTQNGEVVEVPFESSYSVIPQPGDAVVSADKMNVVYRGLDNPISVSLPGVSDHNLRVSASGGKLTGGKGKYSIRPAGGSVATINVSATLSNGKSVNSKATFRIKDIPAAMGSVRGQYGTVRMPKSGLSTAPIAAGLPDFEFDLNIRVQSFKIKVPGQLTIIVNGSSLNAAAKQKLSKAKRGDIINIYGIKATANGYNLKKVLPVNIELTN is encoded by the coding sequence ATGGCAGGAGGAAAAATGTCCGCAAGACAGAAAATGATAAACTTAATGTATCTTGTATTTATTGCAATGTTAGCAATGAACATGAGTAAAGAAGTTTTATCAGCTTTTGGTTTTATGAACGAAAAGTTAAGTGAAAATAATATTTCTACAACAGCAAAAAATAATGAAGCCTATGCTAATTTAGCAATGAAAGCTTCTGAACAAGCTGCGAAATTTGCAAAACTAAATAAAGAAGCAATAAAAATCAAAGGCTATTCAGCCGATTTTTATACCTATTTAGAAGAGCTAAAATCTAAAATGACGGCAGAAATCGAAGATAAAAACGATTATGAATCTATGGATAAAACGGCCTTTTTAGATGAACATTTCTTTAAAGGAGATAAATTTACAGCCGAAGGTCAAGAGTTTTTAGATAAAATTAATGGCTATAGAACAGATGTTACTAAAGCTTTAGGTTCAGATAGTAAGTTTGCTCCGATATTGGCTAAAAGATTTTCTACAGAAGATGTAGTGAATAGAGATGGTAAAACGATTGAATGGTTAGATTATAGATATAAAGGTTTTCCTTTAGTAGCTTCTTTAACTAATTTAACTCAGATGCAGGCAGACATTAAAAACACAGAAAGTGATATTGTGGCTGATCTGTTAGGTGGTAAAATGGAAGAGGCATTGTCTTTAAACAACTATAAAGGTATTGTTGCTTTAGATAAGAACGCTTATTTTGCAGGAGAAAAAGTAACGGGTAAAATTGTTTTAGGTCGTTATGATGCTACTATGATTCCTGATAATGTTACTTTAAATGGTAGAGATTATAAAAATATTCAATCAGGACAAGTAATTATTGATATGCCTGCAGGAAATGTTGGTAGTCATGATATTAAAGGAAAGATTGCCTTTACACAAAATGGAGAAGTAGTAGAAGTTCCTTTCGAAAGTTCTTATTCTGTAATTCCACAACCAGGAGATGCTGTTGTTTCTGCAGATAAAATGAATGTGGTTTATAGAGGTTTAGACAATCCTATTTCGGTTTCGTTACCAGGTGTAAGTGATCATAACTTAAGGGTTTCTGCAAGTGGAGGTAAATTAACAGGTGGTAAAGGTAAGTACAGTATTAGACCAGCAGGAGGTAGTGTTGCTACTATTAATGTTAGCGCAACTTTAAGTAATGGCAAATCTGTAAACTCTAAAGCTACTTTTAGAATTAAAGACATACCAGCAGCAATGGGGTCTGTAAGAGGACAATATGGAACTGTAAGAATGCCAAAATCTGGTTTATCTACAGCACCAATTGCAGCAGGATTACCAGATTTTGAATTTGATTTAAATATTAGAGTACAAAGTTTTAAAATTAAAGTACCAGGTCAATTAACAATTATTGTAAATGGATCTAGTTTAAATGCAGCGGCAAAACAAAAATTGTCTAAAGCAAAAAGGGGAGATATCATTAATATTTATGGTATTAAAGCTACGGCAAATGGGTATAATCTTAAAAAAGTATTACCTGTTAATATAGAATTAACAAACTAG